In the Actinomycetota bacterium genome, ACAGGCGGCGCGACGGGGAGCTCGGCGCGGTTCGAGGTGCCGTAGGACCCGCTCGCCGTGTGCCCTACCCCGTCTCGCCGATCCACACCACGTGCTCGCCGAGGCCGGTCGCGCGTGCTTTGTCGACGAGCCGGCGGTCCGCGGTCAGCAGCGGCGCGTCCTCGTCGATCGCCAGCACGAGGTACAGGCAGTCGTAGACGGTCTCACCGATCTCGCGCGCGAGCCGCAGCGCTGCTGGGGCCAGCGGTGCGGACGGGTGGAGGTCGACGTCGAAGGACATGACCTCCGCGAGGAGCTCGTCGCACTCCGCCTCGCCGAGGTCCGCCCGACGCGCAGC is a window encoding:
- a CDS encoding type II toxin-antitoxin system VapC family toxin, with amino-acid sequence MRRLTLDASALIVRLLREPRAEAVEALAGSGTTLAAPDLLILESANAIWKAARRADLGEAECDELLAEVMSFDVDLHPSAPLAPAALRLAREIGETVYDCLYLVLAIDEDAPLLTADRRLVDKARATGLGEHVVWIGETG